One genomic segment of Atribacterota bacterium includes these proteins:
- a CDS encoding alpha-isopropylmalate synthase regulatory domain-containing protein, with translation MVTKLEIIDTTLRDGEQMKNVSYSPEEKLALAKILLDDVKVDRIEITSAKVSEGEEEAVRKIVQWANKKNYLERIEILGFVDIHESVDWIFKSGGKVINILAKGSARHLATQLKKTKEKHLEEIKKTIEYATKKGIKCNLWLEDWSNGMINSPEYIVYLIDRLREEKIQRFMLPDTLGIMYPTQTYNYTQEIILKYPELWFDFHGHNDYGLATANTIATVEAGIKGVHCTVNGMGERAGNALLEEVVVAIRDFLEIDTGIEEKGLYILSKTVEAFSAYRIAANKPICGENVFTQTAGIHADGDRKGNLYASKLLPERFNRERQYSLGKLSGKSNLDYNLEEIGIELTKEQKKSVLNRVIELSDKKKSITTADLPYIISDVLDTPEERVFRFKAYNIITSKLTRPVAVIKLIYIDKEKGKEIELEENAQGDGGYDAFMNATRKIFKKIGLELPLLVDYVVTIPPGGKTDSLVQCSIAWELPGNKENIMTKGVNSDQVLAAIEATEKMLNIIALLKN, from the coding sequence ATGGTTACAAAGTTGGAAATCATTGATACCACTTTAAGAGATGGGGAGCAGATGAAAAATGTCAGCTACTCTCCTGAAGAGAAATTAGCCCTTGCTAAAATATTACTAGATGATGTTAAGGTAGATAGGATTGAAATTACCAGTGCGAAAGTTAGTGAAGGAGAAGAAGAGGCTGTTAGAAAAATTGTTCAATGGGCTAACAAAAAAAATTATCTGGAAAGAATAGAAATATTAGGGTTTGTAGATATTCATGAATCTGTTGATTGGATTTTTAAATCAGGAGGAAAAGTAATAAATATTTTAGCAAAAGGATCTGCAAGACATCTGGCAACTCAATTAAAAAAAACCAAAGAAAAGCATTTAGAGGAAATCAAAAAGACTATTGAGTATGCTACCAAAAAGGGAATTAAGTGCAACTTATGGTTAGAAGATTGGTCAAATGGCATGATTAATTCTCCTGAATACATTGTTTATCTGATAGACCGGCTTAGAGAAGAAAAAATACAAAGATTTATGCTGCCTGATACCTTAGGTATTATGTATCCTACCCAGACCTACAACTATACCCAAGAGATAATCTTGAAATATCCTGAATTGTGGTTTGATTTTCATGGCCATAATGATTATGGTCTGGCAACTGCTAATACTATTGCTACTGTAGAAGCAGGAATTAAAGGAGTTCATTGCACCGTAAACGGCATGGGAGAAAGAGCAGGAAATGCTCTTTTAGAAGAAGTAGTAGTAGCGATAAGGGATTTTCTAGAGATAGATACAGGTATTGAAGAGAAGGGTTTATATATTTTAAGTAAAACTGTTGAAGCTTTTTCTGCTTATCGCATTGCTGCCAATAAGCCTATATGCGGTGAAAATGTATTTACTCAAACAGCAGGAATACATGCTGATGGAGACAGAAAGGGAAATTTATATGCCAGCAAACTCTTGCCAGAAAGGTTTAATAGGGAAAGGCAATATTCATTAGGAAAATTAAGTGGAAAATCAAACTTGGATTATAATCTGGAAGAAATCGGTATAGAATTAACCAAAGAACAGAAAAAGAGTGTTTTAAATAGAGTAATTGAATTAAGCGATAAAAAGAAAAGCATCACAACTGCTGACTTGCCTTATATAATATCTGATGTTCTAGATACACCGGAAGAAAGAGTTTTTAGATTTAAGGCATATAATATTATAACCAGCAAGCTTACCAGGCCGGTGGCGGTAATAAAATTGATTTATATCGACAAGGAAAAAGGAAAAGAAATAGAATTAGAAGAAAATGCCCAAGGTGATGGTGGTTATGATGCCTTTATGAATGCTACCAGAAAGATATTTAAAAAAATTGGGCTAGAATTGCCTTTATTGGTTGATTATGTTGTTACCATTCCTCCAGGGGGAAAGACAGACTCTCTGGTACAATGTTCAATAGCTTGGGAATTGCCGGGCAATAAAGAGAATATTATGACTAAAGGCGTTAATTCTGATCAGGTTTTGGCAGCTATTGAGGCAACAGAAAAAATGCTTAATATAATTGCTTTATTGAAAAATTAA